Within the Streptomyces sp. R41 genome, the region TTCGATGGGCCAGGCGTCCCACCTCTTTCGGTGGTGACCGACTCATCGTCCTGCTGCAGCGCGCCGTGCTCGCGGCGCAGATGGGCTGTGCACCCGTCCGTGGTATCCCGTCCGAAGGCCGACGATGAATTTTCGAACGCTTCACCCGCCTCGACGCCGCACGCACCCCCTGGCAGATGACCTATCACCGCCGGCCGGCCCACCCGTCTCGGCCACAAGCTCACCGCGCTCGACCCGTGGTGGAACCCGCCCTGGCCGCTCACCTGGCAACGCTCCTACTGGGCTGCCCACCACCACACCCACGGCATGCCCGAGGGTGTGGTGTGTGGCCCGACGCACCGGACGAGGAACAGGCACGACGCTGGCTCAGCGTGCAGCAAGCGTCACGACCGCACCAGCAGTCCGGGCAACAAGAGTTAGTGGACACTCTGGCAGCGGCCCCACCGGCACCCCACACCGGTCTTTGTGCTGCTCACAGGCGTGAACTCGCCTCTGATCTTCCCGCGGTCGATCAGCGCGCTGGAGGCACAACGCCGCAGCGCGGCCGACGGCCGGCCGGTCGTCTTCTGGCGGCCCGGCTGCATGTACTGCGTGCGACTGCGCATCCGGCTGGGCCGTAGCGCCCGCCAGGTGCACTGGGTCAACATCTGGCGCGACCCCGCTGGATCTGCAGCGGTGAGGGCAGCCAACGACGGCAACGAGACCGTGCCGACCGTCATCGTGGCGGGCTGGCCGCACACCAACCCCGACCCTGCATGGGTGCGCGAGCAACTCTCCCGTTCCGCGTGATCGGGAGCAGCCGAGGTTAAAAGACAAGCTTAGAGGTCGTTTTCCTCTGTAGTGCAGTGTTATCTCTAGTTTGCACCCACTGGTGATCTGGTGCTGGCGAGTCTGCAGTGCGGGCCGCGGTTGGCGAGGCGGATGGTGTGGCGTCTGGGGGGAGAGCCGACTTACGCCTGTCTCATTCCAGGACGCCCAGATTTGTCCCGTGCTCCCGCGAGGCAGAACACACGCCTGGGCGCACGCCCCCGAACGGCGGTATGCCCAGGTCATGACCGACCGTCGTGCGTATCCGAGTGATCTGTCCGATGCCCGCTGGGAGTTGATCGAGCCGGTGCTGTCCGCCTGGCGCTTCGAACGCCGCGGCCGGGCGCTGGACTTCGGTAGGCCGCCCCGGCACGACCTGCGCGAGATCATGAACGCGATTCTCTACGTGGACCGCACCGGCTGCCAGTGGGCCTACCTCCCGCACGACTTCCCGCCCCACCAGACGGTCTACGGCTACTTCGCCACGTGGCAGACCGACGGCATCTACACCCAGCTCAACGGCCTGTTACGGGAGTTGGTGCGCCAGCAGAAAGGCAAGCACCGCCACCCCTCGGCCTGCGTGATCGACGCGCAGAGCGTCAAGACCTCCACCTCCGTCCCCGCCAGGACACAGAACATCGACGCGGGCAAGAAGATCGTGGGCCGCAAGCGCAGCATCATCACCGACACCCTCGGCCTGCTGCTGGCGGTGCTGGTCACCGCGGCCGGCGTTCAGGATTCCACCGCCGGCCGGGCACTCCTGGAGTAGGCCGCCGCCGACCATGCCAGCCTGCGCAAGGTCTGGGTCGACGGCGGCTACCGCAAGCACTTCGTCGAGCACGCCGCCGCCCTCGGCATCGACCTCGAAATCGTCCAACGCGCCCCCGGCGCAAGGGGATTCACCCCGATCCCAAGCGATGGGCGGTGGAACGAACCTACGGCTGGCTCATGCTGCACCGGCGCCTGGCGCGCGACTACGAGACCCATCCGCACCGCTCCGAAGCCATGATCCATCTCGCCATGACCGACTTGATGGCCCGCCGCCTCACCGGCGAGACCACCATCTCCTGGCGCGACCCCGCAAAACTGCATCAACCGCCAATTCCGGGATGAAACAGGAGGAGAAAACGACCTCTTAACGCCGCTCTTCGCGGGCTGGAATCGGCACGGCCGCCGGCCGCCACTCTCGCCTGATCAACCCGAACACCCACGAGTCGGATACCTCGCCGTTCACGACGCAGTCCTCCCGCAACGTCCCTTCACGCATGAATCCGATCTTCTCCAGGACCCGGGCAGATGCCACGTTGCGCGTATCGGTCTCAGCCTGAACTCGATTCAGGTCCAGTGTGTCGAATGCCCACTGCAGCAAGGCGTGCGCGGCCTCCGTCGCGTAGCCGTGTCCCCACATCGCTTCGTCGAGGACGTAGCCCAACGACGCGCTGCGGTAGTCCGGGTTCCATCCGGTCAGACCGCACCAGCCGACGAAGGCCCCGTCAGAAGCGCGGTCGATGGCCACCCGGGCCCCGGTGCCTTCGTCCGCCATCTTCCGGCACATGTTGATGAAGCGTTCGGCGCGGGCCCGTTCGTTCCACGGCGGGGAGTCCCAGTAGCGCATCACGTAGGTGCTGCTGTGCAGGGCGAAGAGCAGGTCCGCGTCGGCGTCGGTGAAGGGGCGCAGTCGCAGGCGAGCGGTGTGCAGTATGGGGGTGGCCAAAGTCATGCGCACCATCTTGTGTCCTCATGGGGCGGGCAGAACACCGAATATCCGATCCCGGTCCGATCCTCACGACCAAGGCTCCGCCTACCAGCAGATCGTGCACGGCACGACTACTCGGCCTGCCCACGGACGACCCAGACATGAACGTCACCCACAGCCGCCTCGCCCGCCAAGGCTTCCTCACCCAACCCGGACGAGGTCACTACTAGAAAACGGACTTAACGACCTCTCAGTGGCCTTGGCGGGGTGCACCAAGAGTGGCACTGACGCTGTTCAGTGGGCTCTGTCAGCGATCGCGGGAAGCCGGCCCGGTCGGTGAGAGTGGTGTTCGATTCCCGCGTCTGCGCCGGGGTGCGCCGTGCCGGATAATCGCCAGATGTGACGCTCCCTCATGTACGTCGAGACCGGGCCTCGGAATGATGGATGCCGCATGCCGTGAATCGACGCTGACCATCGCCTCTCCGTGATGGGGCCCAGCCGGGATCCATGTCGCGATATAGCGTTAGTCTTCATCTCGCGCCGCTGCCTGCGTCGCGCGGAGACGTTCGACAGGACCAGGACGGAAGTATGTCGGGAGAGATTTCGCCCACCGGGAAGCGCTCCGGCCCCGACTCGTCGCCCGAGCTGAGGGCCTCTCATGCGGACCGGGACCGGGTGGTGGACGTGTTGCGTATCGCGGCGGGGGACGGCCTGCTGACCGCGGACGAGTTGGACGAGCGCGTGGAAGCTGCCCTGTCGGCACGTACCGTCAGCGAGCTGACCGCGCTGACCGCTGACCTGCCGGCCGTGTCCGCTTCGACCGGCACGGCCGTAGCGGAGGTCAAGGACGTACGTACTCCGGATCGAGGGGATTCACAGTGGTGCGGTCAAACGCGTGGGGCGCTGGGTGGTGCCGCGGAGGCTGGAGCTGGCTACTGCGTGGTGTGAGCTGACGCTCGACTTCACTCAGGCAGTGATCACGCAGGAGACCTTGCGGATCGACATGAACACGGCAGGCAAAAAGCTGACGCTGATCACCAAGCCGAGCATCGTGGTCGATGCCGGTGCCCTGAGCCTCGTACACAGCAAGATCAAGATTCGTCAGGCTCCAGACCACGGGACGCCGATCACGCTGCGCGTGGAGCTGGTCGGCACGACGACCCACGGCCGCGTCGTGGTGCGGCCCGCACGGCGGACGTTCGGACAGTGGCTGCTGCGCAAGCCCCCGTCCCTGCCTGCAGGCGATTGACTCCATCGTTGTGAACTGTCGGCGGTGGCCCGGGGCGCGGTCCGAATTCGTCTGCCGCCGGTCGGTTCAGTCGTTGTCGTTGTAGAAGGCGATGCCGCGCCAGTCGGTGACGCACGAGCGGCTGAGGAAGATCCAGCCGATCGCGCTGTCGCGCACGACGATCGCCGGGTTCGAGCCGTTGGTGGTGAAGCGGTACATGGCGGTCGAGCCCGGGTTGCCGGCCACGTCGCGCAGCGAGCCGTCGCTGTAGGTGCTGGTCGTGTAGTAGTTGTAGTACGCCGTGCAGGCCGGGTTGACCGTGATCGCCGTGCCGTCCGTGGCCGCGTGCGCGGCCGCGTTGAAGTTGTAGCCGACTGTCCGGCGGTGCGCGATGTTGTCCTTGGTCGCCTCGCTGCACGACTCCGCGACGGATGCAGTCGGGCTGGAGCCGAGGGCGCCGGGCGGAATCCAGGCGCAGATGTTGTTGCCGCCCCAGCTGCGCCCGTAGTGGTAGTTGCTGGCGGCGGTCTGGTGGACGTCGAAGGACGAGCCGGCCATGGCGGTGCCGACCCAGTAGCCGCAGACCTTGTTCTGCATCCAGGTGCCCGCCGGGACGGTGCCGGAGTTGTTGCACGCCGCCGGCTTGGGGGAGTTCGGCTGGACGGTGTACCTGTTGACGTTCGCCTGGGAGGTGATGGGGAGCAGGCCGACGAGCGCGGCCGCCGCGGCGAGAACGGTGGCTGCGCGGGTGCGGCGCCGGAGAGTTGTACCGGTCCTGGTCATCACTGCATCTCCTTCGTGGCGGGATGGTGCGGTGGGGTGGAGCGGTCAGCGGTACACCAGGAGCCGAGGGCGGAGCGTCGGATCCGCGGCGGCGCGGCCGGCGAGCACCGTTCGGCGCCCGTTGTCCGCGGTGTCCTCGGCCCCGCGCGGGCTTCCGATCAGCAGGAAGCCCAGCGCGCCCTGGTGCAGATGAGGAAGTGCGTCGGTGACGTCGAGTCGGCCGGGGCCGGCTGCGGGGAGCACGGCAGCCGACCGACCGGGAAGAGCGCAGCGGTTGCCCAAGAATCGGGCGACAAAGTCCCACAGCGTTCCCGAGGGTCTACCGAGGAACTGCACGAGATCGGGGGGAGGCACCGCCAAGACCAGGGCCTGTCCTGCCGTGCTCGGCAGGACAGGCCCTGCGGCGTTCCCGGTTCAGCAGAACCAGCCGTCCTGAACCCAGCCGTGGCGGTTGATGTAGCCGTAGGCAAAGCCGTACACCCAGCCGGACTGCTTGCTCTCCACCAGGAAGGTCTGGCCCTGGTAGAGGGTGCCCATCCAGGCGCCTCCCGGGTCGGTGCGGACGAAGAGGTCCTGGGCGCAGACGGTCTCGCGTTCGCCGATGGTGCCGTTGGCGGCCTGGGTGGGGCCCGAGCCGAGCAGCAGGGCCGCGCCGACGGCGGCTGCCACCGCCGCGGTGCGGACGGTGCGGGGTGCGGACATAACGTTTCCTCCCGAATCCCGGCTCACCAGGAGCCGTAGCCGCCGATGCATTCGTAGCGCACGTAGCCCCAGTCGTTGGGGCCGAAGTCGAAGGTGGCGGCCCAGCCGTTGTAGACCGGGTGGACGCCGCGGGTGTGGCCGACCTTGTCGCCGTAGGACAGGGTGCGGAGGAAGCCCGTCGGGCCGGAGGAGCTGTCGTAGTTGGCGTAGAAGCTGGCGCTTTGACAGATGATGATCGCATGCTCGGGCACCACGGCCGCCTGGGCCGGGGACTGCAGCAGCGCCGCCGTGGCGACCGTGGCTGCGGCCGTGGCAAGCGCCCGTCTGACGTACGGCATCGCTCATCGACTCCTTGAGGCGAGATCATCGGAATCCGGTCAACGCGCGTAAACCATAGCCTCGTGGTTGTCATGGCCTCAACACTTCAGCTCAGGTCCAGTTGTCACGACGAGCGGATCGACGGGCTCGACGAGTTCCTGCCAGACCCCACGTCGCACCCGGACTTCGCGTTCGCCACCAGGTCCGATGCCGTGGTGATCCCAGCGATTCACCGCCCCGAACCGCTCAACGCCGAGTGCCGCCATTTCGTCGACTGCATCCAACGCAGACTCCGCGTCTGGCCACGGGGATCGCACGCCCTAACACGATCAGCTCCTCGGCGACTCCCCCGTAGGGTGCAGCACCGGTGATCGGGTCCAGGGGTTCGAATGGTGGCGTGCCGATCACGAGGAGGACTCCGGATGCCTTGGTGTCCGGCCCGATCTGTCGGGGATCAAGGCTCGACTCCGCCGCGACTGTCGGCGCGTCGCAGTCGCCCCAAGTAGCCGCCCAACTGCTGGCCCGGTCGTCTTTGGGGGTCAAGGTCTTCGAGCCTGCCGGGGATGCCGAAAGCGTCCAGGAGGCGGTGTTCGACGCCGAAAGGCTCGCCCATTGCCAGCTCGGGGCACTCGGCGATCCACCGCCTGATGACGGCGCCCTCTTCGGCGATCAGCCAGGCCTCGCCGTCGTTCTGCTCGCGGTTCGATCCGGCTCGGCCACCACGTGCGACGTTCAGCAATAGTCGGCCATCCACAGGCGAAGCCGCCCAAGCCCTGGCCGATGCGTTACAGCCTGGGCATAACGCCCTACTGTCGTCGGCATGACGGAGCCAGTGGCAGAGACGCACCCACACGAGAACGCCACGGGCGCGGCACGCCTGATCGTTCTGTCCGACGGCGTCTACGCCATCGCGATGACACTGCTCGTTATCAACGTGGCGGTCCCCGCACATCTGGACGACGCCGCATTCCACAAGGCCCTGAGCGATGCGCTGCCCAACCTCGGCGCCTTCGCCCTCAGCTTCACCCTCATCGCCGGATTCTGGCGTGATCACCGCCGCCTTCTCACCGCACTACCCATCGAGACGGCCGTGGTCACCCGCCTGATCCTCCTCGGTCTCGGCCTGGTCGCGCTGCTGCCCTTCCCCACCGCGCTCCTGGCCGAGTACGCCTCTCAGCCCGAAGCCGTCGCCCTCTACGCGGGTGCCATGGCCGCGATCCATGCGGTGCACGCAACCCTGCTGCTGCTCACGCAACACCAAGTGCACCCCTCGCCCGCGTCATCCGCCGCCGTGGCCCGCCGCCGCTTCACCGCCCAACTCGGCTCCAGCGTTCTGATCTTCGGCCTCTCCATTCCCGTGGCCTTCGTCAACACGGAAGCAGCCATGTGGTTCTGGCTCACGCTCATCCCCGCCCACTACGTCCTCGGCCACTACCGGCCTCGACCCCCGCACCAGTGACAAAATCCGAAGCGAGCTGCCCAGCGTGCCGGTTCGGCTCCAGCACGAGGCCCAGACCTGTGGACGGGCCCTTGTCCCCCGTGCTCGCTGGCGCCATGACGTGTCAAACGAACGCTTGGCTCGCTGGACAGTCTCCATGGCATGTCAGCATCAGACACAGGCACTGACATCACCCAGGACTCATGCAGCCCGGCTTTCGTGTCACCCGCGACCGTCAAGGGCGTCGGCGAGGCGCGGGTCGATGTTTCTGAGCGCCGCGACGGAGAACTGGGTCGCGAACTCGGCGGCCGACGCGGGATTCAGCGATTCGGTGACCAGTGTGTACCGGGCACCCTCGACGACCAGGCCAACGACACAGGCGGCACAGAGCTCTGCGCTGGTGCCCCAGGGGCCGTCGCCGTGGCGCCCGGTGAAATTCCTGATCAGGCCGGTGATCTCGCGGGCGGCAGCCGACATCAGGCGCTGGCTGGCCACATACGCCGCGCCAGTCGCGTGTGAGCCGAAAAGCAGCCGGAATCTCGCCGGATGAACGGCTGCGTAATCGAAGAACGACGCCACACCCGCTCGCACCTGCCGCTCGAGCGGGAAGTCCGCGGCGGCCGCGTATGCCTCGAACAGCGACTTCGCCAAAGTGCCGGCTGCCAGGTCCGTGCATCTGGCGAAGAGGTCCTCCTTGCTGCCGAAATGCGCATACAGGGTGGGCTTGGTGGATCTTGCGCGTCTGGCCACCGCGTCCATGGTCGCCGCATGGAATCCAACCTCACTGAATACCGAGGATGCCGCGTCCAACATGTCTGCGTCAGTCGGCCGCGCCGCGGAGGGACGCCGCCGGCCCACAGTCGGCCGAGCCTCGGGCGAGGGATTATTCATGAAATAACTTTACTTCAAAGTAAATTCGTATTACGGTTTTACTCCGAAGTAAACATTGATTGATTGTGATCGACTTCACTGGTCCCAGAAGCCGGTCGGGTGGAGGCTCCCATGCACCACACTCACCTCA harbors:
- a CDS encoding GNAT family N-acetyltransferase, coding for MTLATPILHTARLRLRPFTDADADLLFALHSSTYVMRYWDSPPWNERARAERFINMCRKMADEGTGARVAIDRASDGAFVGWCGLTGWNPDYRSASLGYVLDEAMWGHGYATEAAHALLQWAFDTLDLNRVQAETDTRNVASARVLEKIGFMREGTLREDCVVNGEVSDSWVFGLIRREWRPAAVPIPAREERR
- a CDS encoding DUF1707 domain-containing protein, whose protein sequence is MSGEISPTGKRSGPDSSPELRASHADRDRVVDVLRIAAGDGLLTADELDERVEAALSARTVSELTALTADLPAVSASTGTAVAEVKDVRTPDRGDSQWCGQTRGALGGAAEAGAGYCVV
- a CDS encoding TMEM175 family protein, whose protein sequence is MTEPVAETHPHENATGAARLIVLSDGVYAIAMTLLVINVAVPAHLDDAAFHKALSDALPNLGAFALSFTLIAGFWRDHRRLLTALPIETAVVTRLILLGLGLVALLPFPTALLAEYASQPEAVALYAGAMAAIHAVHATLLLLTQHQVHPSPASSAAVARRRFTAQLGSSVLIFGLSIPVAFVNTEAAMWFWLTLIPAHYVLGHYRPRPPHQ
- a CDS encoding TetR/AcrR family transcriptional regulator; translation: MLDAASSVFSEVGFHAATMDAVARRARSTKPTLYAHFGSKEDLFARCTDLAAGTLAKSLFEAYAAAADFPLERQVRAGVASFFDYAAVHPARFRLLFGSHATGAAYVASQRLMSAAAREITGLIRNFTGRHGDGPWGTSAELCAACVVGLVVEGARYTLVTESLNPASAAEFATQFSVAALRNIDPRLADALDGRG